A portion of the Rhodopseudomonas sp. BAL398 genome contains these proteins:
- a CDS encoding HugZ family protein — protein MQPTPDFSAAALARSLLRRRRQGALATLMTADGAPYCSLANLASHPDGAPILLISRLAVHTKNLLADPRVSLMLDERGAGDPLEGARIMLAGNAVEAGAADAPLLRRRYLNAHPAAEQFIDFTDFSLFRIEPAGAHLVAGFGRIVDLAPNQFLTDLSGAESLVEAEQSVVDHMNADHLGAMNLYATRLLGAEPAEWRCTGCDPDGLDLAAGTNNLRLDFGQRIVTPAALRAILKSMADRVRHAAPS, from the coding sequence ATGCAGCCGACCCCCGATTTCAGCGCCGCCGCCCTCGCCCGCTCGCTATTGCGCCGCCGCCGTCAGGGCGCATTGGCGACTTTGATGACCGCTGACGGGGCGCCCTATTGCTCGCTGGCCAATCTGGCCAGCCATCCCGACGGCGCGCCGATTCTGTTGATCTCGCGCCTGGCCGTGCACACCAAAAACCTGCTGGCGGACCCCCGGGTCTCGCTGATGCTGGACGAGCGCGGCGCCGGCGACCCGCTGGAGGGCGCCCGGATCATGCTGGCGGGCAATGCGGTCGAGGCCGGGGCCGCCGACGCCCCGCTGCTGCGCCGGCGCTATCTCAACGCCCATCCGGCCGCCGAGCAATTCATCGACTTCACGGATTTCTCGCTGTTCCGGATCGAGCCCGCCGGCGCCCATCTGGTCGCCGGTTTCGGCCGCATCGTCGATCTGGCGCCGAACCAGTTTCTCACCGACCTATCCGGGGCCGAAAGCCTGGTGGAAGCCGAACAATCCGTGGTCGACCACATGAATGCCGATCATTTGGGCGCGATGAATCTTTACGCGACCAGGCTGCTGGGCGCCGAGCCCGCCGAGTGGCGCTGCACCGGCTGCGATCCCGACGGCCTCGATCTGGCGGCGGGAACCAACAATTTGCGGCTCGATTTTGGTCAGCGCATCGTCACGCCTGCCGCATTGCGGGCCATACTAAAAAGCATGGCTGATCGGGTGCGGCACGCGGCCCCGAGTTGA
- a CDS encoding phosphoenolpyruvate carboxykinase, which translates to MQETGVHNGAFGADKFGLKNLGGVNWNLGAPQLYEHALRANEAVLSGDGALCADTGVFTGRSPKDKYTVRDENTDKTMWWGGNQSITADQFETLYQDFLKHAEGKTLFAQDLYGGADPSFQIKTRVFTELAWHSLFIRTLLRRPEAAALASFVPELTIIDLASFKADPARHGCKSENVVAIDFTRKIVLIGGTQYAGEMKKSVFTTLNYYLPEKGVLPMHCSANVGPDGDTAIFFGLSGTGKTTLSADPNRTLIGDDEHGWGKDGVFNFEGGCYAKCIKLSAEAEPEIFAASTRFGAVLENVVLDPVTRKPDFDDGSKTENTRSAYPLESIPNASLTGRAGQPKNVVMLAADAFGVMPPIAKLTPAQAMYHFLSGYTAKVAGTERGVTEPTPEFSTCFGSPFLPRDPSVYGNMLRELIAKHNVDCWLVNTGWTGGIYGTGHRMPIKVTRALLTAALDGSLRNVEFRTDKYFGFAVPTALPGVPSDILDPVKTWADKAAFDTTARKLVGMFQKNFAKFEAQVDAEVLAAAPDVKIAAE; encoded by the coding sequence GTGCAAGAGACGGGCGTGCATAATGGTGCCTTTGGCGCCGACAAATTCGGTTTAAAAAATCTCGGGGGCGTGAACTGGAATCTCGGTGCGCCGCAGCTCTATGAGCACGCGCTGCGTGCCAATGAGGCGGTGCTGTCCGGCGACGGCGCGCTATGCGCCGATACCGGCGTGTTCACCGGGCGCAGCCCGAAGGACAAGTACACGGTCCGCGACGAAAACACCGACAAGACGATGTGGTGGGGCGGCAATCAGTCGATCACCGCCGACCAATTCGAGACGCTGTATCAGGATTTCCTGAAGCACGCCGAAGGCAAGACGCTGTTCGCTCAAGACCTCTATGGCGGCGCCGATCCGAGCTTCCAGATCAAGACGAGAGTGTTCACCGAGCTGGCCTGGCATTCGCTGTTCATCCGCACGCTGCTGCGCCGCCCCGAGGCTGCGGCGCTGGCGAGCTTCGTGCCCGAACTCACCATCATCGATCTGGCCAGCTTCAAGGCCGATCCGGCGCGCCACGGCTGCAAGTCCGAAAACGTCGTGGCGATCGACTTCACCCGCAAGATCGTGCTGATCGGCGGCACCCAATATGCCGGCGAAATGAAGAAGAGCGTGTTCACCACGCTGAACTACTACCTGCCGGAAAAGGGCGTGCTGCCGATGCATTGCTCGGCCAATGTCGGCCCCGACGGCGACACCGCGATCTTCTTCGGCCTGTCCGGCACCGGCAAGACCACGCTGTCGGCCGATCCGAACCGCACTTTGATCGGCGACGACGAGCACGGCTGGGGCAAGGACGGCGTGTTCAATTTCGAAGGCGGCTGCTACGCCAAATGCATCAAGCTGTCGGCCGAGGCCGAGCCTGAGATCTTCGCCGCCTCCACCCGCTTCGGCGCGGTGCTGGAAAACGTCGTGCTCGATCCGGTGACCCGCAAGCCGGATTTCGATGACGGCTCCAAGACCGAGAACACCCGCTCGGCCTATCCGCTGGAATCGATCCCCAACGCCTCGCTGACCGGCCGCGCCGGCCAGCCCAAGAATGTGGTGATGCTGGCGGCCGATGCCTTCGGAGTTATGCCGCCGATCGCCAAACTGACCCCGGCGCAGGCGATGTATCACTTCCTGTCCGGCTACACCGCCAAGGTCGCCGGCACCGAGCGCGGCGTCACCGAGCCGACCCCGGAATTCTCCACCTGCTTCGGCTCGCCGTTCCTGCCGCGCGATCCGTCGGTCTATGGCAACATGCTGCGCGAGCTGATCGCCAAGCACAATGTCGATTGCTGGCTGGTCAATACCGGCTGGACCGGCGGCATCTACGGCACCGGCCATCGCATGCCGATCAAGGTGACGCGCGCGCTGCTGACCGCGGCGCTCGACGGCTCGCTGCGTAACGTCGAATTCCGCACCGACAAATATTTCGGCTTCGCGGTGCCGACCGCGCTGCCGGGCGTGCCGAGCGATATCCTCGATCCGGTCAAGACCTGGGCCGACAAGGCCGCGTTCGACACCACCGCGCGCAAACTGGTCGGCATGTTCCAGAAGAATTTTGCCAAGTTCGAAGCCCAGGTCGACGCCGAGGTCCTGGCCGCGGCGCCTGACGTCAAGATCGCGGCGGAGTAA
- a CDS encoding MBL fold metallo-hydrolase encodes MSIAVVPRRTPVPDSSPTIRAFFDEPTNTVSYLVSDPATRVAAVIDPVLDYDHRDGSVDVASVDAILAAARAEGLTIAWVLETHAHADHLSGAPYIKAKTGAKVGIGEHIKDVQRIFRPMFNADDLRTDGSDFDHLFADGETFRIGELSVEVLHTPGHTPADIAYKIGDAVFVGDTLFMPDYGTARADFPGGDAHQLYRSIQKLLALPPQTRLFMCHDYKAPGRDSYAWETTVRQQRDGNVHLRNGVTEAEFVAMRTARDATLKAPTLLLPSIQVNIRAGHFPKAQHNGVHYLLLPVHAKPGAETGIS; translated from the coding sequence ATGTCAATAGCAGTTGTGCCTAGGAGAACGCCAGTGCCTGATTCATCCCCGACGATCCGCGCCTTCTTCGACGAGCCGACCAACACGGTCAGCTATCTGGTCTCCGACCCAGCGACCCGTGTCGCGGCGGTGATCGATCCGGTGCTCGATTATGATCACCGTGACGGATCCGTGGACGTCGCATCGGTCGATGCGATTCTGGCGGCGGCCCGCGCCGAGGGGCTGACCATCGCCTGGGTGCTGGAAACCCACGCCCATGCCGACCATCTGTCCGGCGCTCCCTATATCAAAGCCAAGACCGGCGCCAAGGTCGGAATCGGCGAGCACATCAAGGACGTGCAGCGGATCTTCCGGCCGATGTTCAACGCCGACGATCTGCGCACCGACGGCAGCGACTTCGACCATCTGTTTGCCGACGGCGAGACCTTCCGGATCGGCGAGCTGAGCGTCGAGGTGCTGCATACGCCCGGGCATACGCCGGCCGATATCGCCTACAAGATCGGCGACGCGGTGTTCGTCGGCGACACGTTGTTCATGCCTGACTATGGCACCGCGCGGGCGGATTTCCCTGGCGGCGACGCGCATCAGCTCTATCGTTCGATCCAGAAATTGCTTGCGCTGCCGCCGCAGACCCGGCTGTTCATGTGCCATGACTACAAGGCCCCCGGCCGCGACTCCTATGCCTGGGAAACCACGGTGCGCCAGCAGCGCGACGGCAACGTCCATCTGCGCAACGGCGTCACCGAGGCGGAGTTCGTGGCGATGCGCACGGCACGCGACGCGACGCTGAAGGCGCCGACGCTGCTGCTGCCCTCGATCCAGGTCAATATCCGCGCCGGCCACTTCCCCAAGGCGCAGCACAATGGCGTGCATTATCTGCTGCTGCCGGTCCACGCCAAGCCCGGCGCCGAGACCGGCATCAGCTGA
- a CDS encoding sulfite exporter TauE/SafE family protein: MPIASPDVVTVLSGGMVGFILALIGGGGSVLAVPLLVYVVGVKSPHVAIGTSAIAVAISAFANMLSHWARGNVRWPCAIVFSAAGIGGALAGATIAKQIDGQKLLILFGMLMIVIGVLMSKKRGGGGDASIRLSRATARAMLPKLIGTGFGVGILSGFFGIGGGFLIVPGLILATGMPLTFAIGTSLVAVVTFGASTAASYAVSGLIDWRLAGVFIAGGLLGGLVGIATGRIVGKRDRALRGIFAAVVVMVGLYVCYRGVMYFL, encoded by the coding sequence ATGCCCATCGCCTCCCCCGACGTCGTGACCGTGCTGTCCGGCGGCATGGTCGGCTTTATCCTGGCGCTGATCGGCGGCGGCGGATCGGTGCTCGCGGTGCCGCTGCTGGTCTATGTGGTCGGCGTCAAGTCGCCGCATGTGGCGATCGGCACCAGCGCCATCGCGGTGGCGATCAGCGCCTTCGCCAACATGCTGTCGCATTGGGCGCGGGGCAATGTGCGCTGGCCCTGCGCCATCGTGTTCTCGGCCGCCGGGATCGGCGGCGCATTGGCCGGCGCCACCATCGCCAAGCAGATCGACGGCCAGAAACTGCTGATCCTGTTCGGCATGCTGATGATCGTGATCGGCGTGCTGATGTCGAAGAAGCGCGGCGGCGGCGGCGACGCCTCGATCCGGCTGAGCCGCGCGACGGCGCGCGCGATGCTGCCGAAGCTGATCGGGACCGGCTTCGGCGTCGGGATCCTGTCCGGCTTTTTCGGCATCGGCGGCGGCTTCCTGATCGTGCCTGGACTTATCCTGGCGACCGGCATGCCTCTCACTTTTGCGATCGGCACCTCACTGGTCGCGGTGGTGACGTTCGGCGCCTCGACGGCGGCGAGCTACGCGGTGTCCGGACTGATCGACTGGCGTCTGGCCGGCGTATTCATCGCCGGCGGCCTGCTGGGCGGGCTGGTCGGAATCGCCACCGGCAGGATCGTCGGCAAGCGCGACCGGGCGCTGCGCGGCATCTTCGCCGCGGTGGTGGTGATGGTCGGGCTCTATGTCTGCTATCGCGGCGTGATGTATTTCCTTTAG
- a CDS encoding ArsR/SmtB family transcription factor encodes MSTATIDLPPIDLQDVAANARQVANLLRALGNERRLTILCKLVEAGEMTVGTLAEAVGLSQSALSQHLARMRDEQILTFRREGQTLWYRIADTRIEQLMAELHRLYCRTAPVQA; translated from the coding sequence ATGTCGACCGCCACCATCGATCTGCCCCCCATCGACCTGCAGGACGTCGCGGCCAATGCGCGGCAGGTCGCGAATCTGTTGCGCGCGCTGGGCAATGAGCGCCGCCTGACGATTCTTTGCAAGCTGGTGGAGGCCGGCGAGATGACCGTCGGGACCTTGGCCGAGGCGGTCGGCCTCAGCCAGTCGGCGCTGTCGCAACACCTCGCCCGGATGCGCGACGAGCAGATCCTGACGTTTCGCCGCGAGGGCCAGACCCTGTGGTATCGAATTGCCGATACCCGAATCGAACAATTGATGGCGGAGCTGCACCGCCTGTATTGCCGGACCGCGCCGGTTCAGGCCTGA